In Paenibacillus phoenicis, one genomic interval encodes:
- a CDS encoding spore germination protein has product MKTKERKQENKISRDLAENIKQVKNVFQDCSDVIYREIQLTEDIRGLLVYIEGIAKVEDVQQHMLRPLIEGLAKHPHANGDIYPLSFTRISLSQTQAATDWPTVINGVLTANVAIFVEGMDEVLLFSVKGGSRRSVQEPQTEAVIRGPREGFTESLRINTALIRFKIKSEKLKLIDMVIGSMTKTDVAIAYIEGVAEESLIADVKDRLESIDIDGILESGYIEEWIEDNPSSPFPQMQYSERPDSVAAQLLEGRIAIFVDGTPFVLIAPVTLWQLLQASEDYYERFFISNMIRWIRIFFLFLALFLPSLYIAVTTFHQDMLPSTLILSIAASREAIPFPALVEAFIMEISFEALREAGIRLPKTVGQAVSILGALVIGQAAVQAGIVSAPMVIVVSLTGIASFTIPRFSLAVTVRMLRFPIMLLASAFGLFGIVIGAIWIVVHLTQLKSFGVPYMKGVAPYEARDMKDIFSRVPIWKMKERPSDATRGNVRRIGKSRPLGSDSNEGW; this is encoded by the coding sequence ATGAAGACCAAGGAACGAAAACAAGAGAACAAAATCAGCCGAGATTTGGCGGAAAATATCAAGCAAGTGAAAAACGTATTCCAGGACTGTTCCGACGTCATCTACCGCGAGATTCAGCTCACCGAGGATATCCGCGGTTTGCTGGTATACATTGAAGGGATAGCTAAAGTTGAGGACGTTCAGCAGCATATGCTGCGTCCGTTGATCGAGGGATTGGCCAAGCACCCGCACGCAAACGGGGACATCTATCCGTTATCGTTCACGAGAATCTCGTTAAGCCAAACGCAGGCTGCTACCGACTGGCCGACGGTGATAAACGGAGTATTGACGGCAAACGTTGCTATTTTTGTTGAAGGCATGGACGAGGTGCTGCTGTTCAGCGTCAAGGGCGGTTCGCGCCGGAGCGTTCAGGAGCCGCAGACGGAAGCGGTGATCCGCGGTCCGCGTGAAGGCTTCACGGAGTCGCTAAGGATCAATACCGCCTTAATCCGGTTCAAAATCAAATCGGAAAAGCTGAAATTAATCGATATGGTGATCGGTTCGATGACAAAGACGGACGTCGCGATCGCCTATATCGAAGGTGTGGCCGAGGAATCGCTGATTGCTGATGTAAAGGACCGGCTCGAGAGCATCGATATCGATGGGATTCTGGAATCCGGATACATCGAGGAATGGATTGAGGATAATCCTTCCTCGCCGTTTCCGCAGATGCAATATTCCGAACGGCCAGACTCCGTTGCTGCGCAGCTGCTGGAGGGGAGGATCGCCATTTTTGTGGACGGCACGCCGTTTGTGCTGATTGCTCCTGTGACGTTATGGCAGCTTCTGCAGGCCAGCGAGGATTATTACGAACGCTTTTTCATCAGCAATATGATTCGCTGGATTCGCATCTTTTTCTTGTTTCTTGCCCTGTTTCTGCCCAGCTTGTATATCGCGGTCACGACCTTCCATCAGGATATGCTGCCTTCGACTTTAATCTTAAGCATCGCTGCTTCCCGGGAAGCGATTCCTTTCCCCGCGTTGGTGGAGGCCTTTATTATGGAAATCTCCTTTGAAGCGCTGCGGGAGGCCGGCATCCGTCTGCCCAAAACGGTTGGGCAAGCGGTCAGCATCCTGGGGGCGCTGGTGATTGGGCAAGCTGCAGTCCAGGCCGGCATCGTGTCCGCACCGATGGTTATCGTCGTCTCGCTGACCGGGATCGCTTCCTTCACGATTCCCCGTTTTAGTCTTGCGGTGACGGTTCGGATGCTGCGTTTTCCGATCATGCTGCTGGCCAGCGCCTTCGGATTATTTGGCATCGTGATCGGTGCGATTTGGATCGTCGTCCATCTAACGCAGTTAAAGTCGTTTGGCGTGCCTTACATGAAGGGGGTAGCCCCGTATGAGGCAAGAGATATGAAGGATATTTTCAGCAGGGTGCCGATCTGGAAGATGAAGGAGCGGCCTTCGGACGCAACCCGAGGGAACGTTCGTCGAATCGGAAAATCCCGTCCATTGGGGAGTGATTCCAATGAAGGATGGTGA
- a CDS encoding methyl-accepting chemotaxis protein encodes MQKRVRLALLLIPILLAVVPCILALVVNGGVEPTWYLITGISVVLAVLAAIVLIRMIAVPLERLTETAKHISEGDLTRRLDYLNRTDEIGAMANQYQRMVDHLRGIITSIRDTTNQVVTTSERLSAGAKQTVDTIGQVNGALQEIAAGSERQLSELEGGAQGMGEMSRQASQMSEQIVNLTETMEKTTAAAEEGNSSVLSVVEKMERIQQTVDELGEVIQTLGEHTANIGGIIEVITGIAQQTNLLALNASIEAARAGEEGRGFAVVASEVRKLAEGSEQSAKQIAELIGSVQAEVERAVVSMEEAKQGVHEGILAVDTSGRSFSRIRKAVRSAADKMEGLVASVKEMATGTEVAKDTIQGNRQISEELASKTQTISAAAEEQLASVEEIASSAAQLAQIAEQLKVKVDKFQMDRKS; translated from the coding sequence ATGCAAAAACGCGTTAGGTTAGCTCTATTATTGATCCCCATTCTTTTGGCGGTGGTTCCCTGTATTCTAGCGTTGGTCGTAAACGGCGGGGTTGAACCAACCTGGTACCTGATTACGGGCATATCTGTTGTGCTGGCGGTCTTGGCAGCTATCGTATTGATTCGAATGATTGCCGTCCCGCTGGAACGTTTGACGGAAACGGCCAAGCATATTAGTGAAGGGGATTTGACCCGGCGCTTGGACTATTTGAACCGGACAGATGAGATCGGCGCCATGGCAAACCAATATCAACGGATGGTAGACCATCTTCGGGGGATCATCACCAGCATTCGGGATACGACGAACCAGGTCGTTACCACGTCCGAACGGCTGTCAGCGGGTGCGAAGCAAACGGTGGACACGATCGGGCAAGTCAATGGTGCCCTCCAGGAGATTGCAGCTGGTAGCGAACGGCAGTTGTCGGAACTGGAAGGCGGAGCCCAAGGCATGGGAGAGATGTCCCGTCAGGCGAGTCAAATGTCGGAGCAAATCGTTAACCTTACCGAGACGATGGAGAAGACGACTGCAGCTGCAGAGGAAGGGAACTCATCCGTGCTGAGCGTAGTTGAGAAAATGGAACGAATTCAGCAAACCGTTGATGAGCTGGGAGAAGTCATCCAGACGTTAGGCGAGCATACGGCCAATATCGGTGGTATTATCGAAGTGATTACAGGTATTGCTCAGCAGACGAACTTGCTGGCGCTAAACGCATCGATCGAAGCGGCGCGAGCCGGTGAGGAAGGCCGGGGATTCGCCGTAGTTGCTTCGGAGGTGCGTAAGCTGGCGGAAGGGTCCGAGCAATCGGCCAAGCAAATTGCGGAGCTGATCGGCAGCGTGCAGGCGGAAGTCGAACGCGCGGTCGTCTCCATGGAGGAGGCCAAGCAGGGGGTTCACGAAGGGATTCTTGCCGTTGATACCTCCGGCCGCTCGTTCTCGCGGATTCGCAAAGCGGTTCGCAGCGCTGCGGACAAGATGGAAGGCCTCGTTGCGAGTGTCAAAGAGATGGCCACCGGCACGGAAGTGGCAAAAGATACCATTCAAGGGAATCGTCAGATATCCGAGGAACTCGCCAGCAAAACCCAGACGATTTCCGCCGCTGCGGAGGAACAGCTTGCTTCCGTTGAGGAAATTGCCTCCTCTGCCGCCCAACTGGCTCAAATTGCTGAACAATTAAAAGTAAAAGTGGACAAGTTCCAGATGGATCGGAAATCCTGA
- a CDS encoding IS1595 family transposase produces the protein MELGMNTDLQPISSRFQSEADCIEAIIAMKWPNGFICPRCAYSKCTRLSSRRLPLFECGRCGYQASPLVGTIFERTHLPLVKWFRALELFLLPDGISALRLSQVIEVTYKTAWLMLHKIRHTLGECDARELLSGDVKVNCDQYAYDSSRYHPAAQPYATAVVAGCTVTEYGEPERVKIQLISHKRGQRADRHDLAAFIHDHIDVHTSTVQSFHLAYRLYLPLRKEVRAAWNSLKRTYIALGLTHLQAYLNEYTVRRHLRMSPSEEEMRHNMLQMCVSIPAIPYRQLITRHQKPFYAAAA, from the coding sequence ATGGAATTAGGGATGAATACGGATCTTCAACCTATTAGCAGCCGTTTTCAAAGTGAGGCGGACTGCATTGAGGCAATCATCGCTATGAAGTGGCCAAACGGATTTATTTGCCCGCGCTGCGCTTATAGCAAGTGCACACGCCTGTCCTCCCGACGCCTTCCTTTGTTTGAGTGCGGACGATGCGGCTATCAGGCATCGCCTTTGGTCGGCACGATTTTTGAAAGAACCCATCTGCCCCTTGTGAAGTGGTTTCGAGCCCTCGAATTGTTCCTGCTTCCCGACGGCATCTCGGCGCTGCGGTTGAGTCAGGTCATTGAAGTTACCTACAAGACCGCTTGGCTCATGCTGCACAAAATCCGTCATACCCTCGGCGAATGCGATGCCCGGGAACTGCTCTCTGGAGACGTGAAAGTAAACTGCGATCAGTATGCGTATGATTCGTCGCGTTATCATCCGGCTGCTCAGCCATATGCCACCGCGGTTGTAGCCGGCTGCACGGTCACGGAATATGGCGAGCCGGAGCGGGTGAAGATCCAGCTGATATCGCATAAAAGAGGACAACGTGCCGACCGGCATGATCTCGCCGCGTTCATCCATGATCATATCGATGTCCATACCTCCACCGTTCAGTCGTTCCATTTGGCTTATCGGCTGTATTTGCCTTTGCGGAAAGAAGTAAGAGCGGCGTGGAACTCGCTTAAGCGCACGTATATTGCCTTGGGGCTAACACATTTGCAGGCGTATTTGAATGAATACACCGTCCGCCGCCATCTGCGCATGTCCCCTTCCGAGGAAGAAATGCGTCATAATATGCTACAGATGTGCGTATCCATTCCAGCGATCCCTTACCGCCAATTAATCACACGCCATCAGAAGCCATTCTATGCAGCAGCGGCTTAA
- a CDS encoding response regulator transcription factor, translating to MSAEEVMQNGISGNTVPFRRPSGVEVAEPEGLELGRVACPVTQRVILISPFPSEVHELVRELSESCFDVLVFHHLEQGIRNALAADLLIFDLTSYQENIDTAVIRSLVGQETGGTPSLLLVRESMLGYLDPALRNQELLVWPARPVEIVYHAQRIIRNSGPRPLSSRLLTGTSPAIFKDLWIDRKKMTVYRGGIKIELTKTEFELLIKLLEHEGTVLSREELLSEVWGTTFLGGSNVVDVHIKSLRKKLGDNASRPTYITTVRGVGYRLAD from the coding sequence TTGTCAGCAGAAGAAGTGATGCAAAACGGAATTTCGGGTAATACGGTCCCCTTCCGCCGCCCTTCCGGCGTTGAAGTTGCCGAGCCAGAGGGCTTGGAACTAGGCAGAGTGGCGTGCCCGGTTACACAGCGTGTCATTTTGATTAGTCCATTTCCGAGCGAGGTTCATGAACTGGTGCGCGAGTTGTCGGAGAGCTGCTTTGATGTCCTTGTATTCCATCATTTGGAGCAAGGCATTCGTAACGCTTTGGCGGCCGACCTGCTGATCTTTGATCTGACCTCCTATCAAGAGAACATAGACACAGCAGTGATCCGTTCGCTGGTGGGACAGGAAACCGGCGGCACCCCCTCGCTGTTGCTCGTTAGAGAGTCGATGCTCGGATACCTTGACCCGGCCTTAAGGAACCAAGAGCTTCTGGTTTGGCCAGCCCGCCCGGTCGAAATCGTGTACCATGCCCAGCGGATTATTCGCAATAGCGGCCCGCGGCCGTTGTCGTCGCGGCTGCTTACCGGCACGTCCCCGGCGATCTTCAAGGATTTGTGGATCGATCGCAAGAAAATGACAGTGTACCGGGGCGGCATCAAAATTGAGCTGACCAAGACGGAGTTCGAACTGCTGATCAAGCTGCTGGAACATGAAGGTACAGTGCTGTCCCGAGAAGAGCTGCTGTCGGAGGTATGGGGAACAACATTTCTTGGCGGCAGCAACGTCGTCGACGTGCATATCAAGAGTCTGCGCAAGAAGCTCGGCGACAATGCCTCGCGTCCGACCTACATTACCACCGTCCGCGGCGTGGGTTATCGGCTGGCGGATTAA
- a CDS encoding Fur family transcriptional regulator — translation MKALNLTTQRQAVYDVVRNAKDHPTAAEVMNRLVEQGYNFAYGTVYNSLRYLTEKELIRELKLGEAASRYDAKLDDHQHILCEVCGRVDEVMSHVPEEWNRTVAEETGYDVHHAHVVFGGVCPNCQQKK, via the coding sequence ATGAAAGCCTTAAATTTAACGACCCAACGCCAAGCGGTATATGATGTCGTTCGCAACGCCAAGGACCATCCGACGGCCGCGGAAGTCATGAACCGTCTGGTTGAGCAAGGATATAATTTTGCATATGGTACGGTTTACAACTCACTGCGGTATTTAACCGAGAAGGAATTGATTCGCGAATTGAAGCTGGGCGAAGCAGCCAGCCGGTATGATGCGAAGCTGGACGATCATCAGCATATCTTGTGCGAGGTTTGCGGCCGCGTGGATGAAGTGATGTCTCATGTGCCGGAGGAATGGAACCGTACGGTGGCTGAGGAAACGGGATATGATGTTCATCATGCACATGTCGTATTTGGGGGGGTGTGTCCGAATTGTCAGCAGAAGAAGTGA
- a CDS encoding GerAB/ArcD/ProY family transporter — translation MEDTKLSPMQLFALLVLFQLGTALVVNLGMAAREDAWIAVLCGMLVGCLLFLGYAFLYTAFPDKLPTQYMRLLLGKYLGGLIGFAYILFYMNKASRDLMDGGLLVFASTLKETPLFIINTVMMLTIIYVLHKGIEVLARTAFILLWVVFVIGIIILFLLLFSGIIDFTRILPVLSDGFGPVLESVYRQNYQFPFGEIICFTMVLPYLNNVKAGVRAGLMSVLLSGMILSGTVVITISILGVDIAERSIFPLLTMVGKASIADFIQRLDILVVMVLIIGDFFKIAVYFYAAVIGASDLFKIPYRKVLYPLALIVLFTSITIARTYSEHVKKGGDVLYIMDPLFYVIVPAALIVAALIYRFRFRRHSGT, via the coding sequence TTGGAAGACACGAAGCTAAGTCCTATGCAACTTTTCGCCCTGCTTGTCTTGTTTCAACTCGGGACGGCCCTGGTTGTGAATTTGGGCATGGCAGCCCGCGAGGATGCCTGGATCGCCGTATTGTGCGGCATGTTGGTCGGGTGTCTGCTCTTTCTGGGGTATGCCTTTCTGTACACCGCTTTTCCTGATAAACTGCCCACCCAATATATGCGATTGCTGCTAGGCAAATACTTGGGCGGGCTAATCGGTTTTGCCTATATACTGTTTTATATGAACAAAGCTAGCCGCGATTTGATGGACGGCGGGTTATTGGTTTTCGCCTCCACGTTGAAAGAGACTCCGCTGTTCATTATCAATACGGTGATGATGCTAACGATCATTTATGTACTGCACAAGGGCATTGAGGTGCTGGCCCGCACGGCGTTTATCTTGCTTTGGGTTGTGTTTGTGATCGGGATCATCATTTTGTTTCTGCTGCTGTTCTCGGGAATTATAGATTTCACCCGGATTCTTCCGGTGCTAAGCGATGGGTTTGGGCCGGTGCTGGAGTCCGTTTATCGCCAAAATTACCAGTTCCCGTTTGGTGAGATTATTTGTTTCACCATGGTTTTGCCGTATTTGAACAATGTAAAAGCAGGGGTCCGGGCAGGATTGATGTCCGTGCTGCTATCGGGGATGATTTTGTCGGGGACGGTGGTGATTACGATCTCCATACTTGGCGTGGACATTGCTGAGCGATCGATATTCCCGCTTCTAACGATGGTTGGTAAAGCCTCCATTGCCGACTTTATTCAACGTCTGGATATTTTAGTGGTGATGGTGTTGATCATTGGCGACTTCTTCAAAATCGCTGTCTATTTCTATGCGGCCGTTATCGGAGCTTCCGACTTGTTCAAGATTCCCTATCGGAAGGTCCTCTATCCGCTGGCCCTGATTGTGTTGTTCACTTCGATAACGATCGCTCGAACGTATAGTGAGCACGTCAAGAAAGGCGGCGATGTCCTCTATATCATGGATCCATTATTTTATGTTATTGTGCCCGCCGCTCTGATTGTAGCCGCCTTGATTTACCGATTCCGGTTCCGGCGGCATTCCGGAACGTAA
- a CDS encoding Ger(x)C family spore germination protein, with the protein MRIRAMWLLVILCVMLPLSGCWDAEELNRRAVVSGIGIDRGPGNKDYLVSFQVIIADEISGKIGRGGTPTTVYTAEGRSIMEAVRKASLQVPRLMSTAHVRIVVISEELARQGISDILDFLDRDSDIRLTAKIFIAKKGIRALDVIAGLSPMGKITAYTLAQKAEMTSREYGANYPVEVDDLIREVLVPNSGPVINGVDIVGSVQEVRKKNNLEETDNLGLLVMSNLAVFKGDQLKGWLNENESRGLIWLRDKLHNTSIVITPDDQGTITLDVRRSKTSIRAILKDGEDPIFVVKVMAQLSVREMDSPIDFRDLATLDALEKDVNQEILKDIKAAVQTAQSLNSDVLCFGRTLELQHPKVWKQLKGQWSDIFPKVAVEYHIDSIVRNSQMRDRSFQYNLKKKE; encoded by the coding sequence ATGAGAATTAGAGCGATGTGGTTACTTGTGATCCTGTGCGTCATGCTGCCCCTGTCCGGTTGCTGGGATGCGGAAGAGTTAAACCGGCGGGCGGTGGTGTCCGGGATTGGTATCGATCGCGGCCCCGGAAATAAGGATTATCTGGTGTCCTTTCAAGTGATTATCGCCGACGAGATTTCCGGAAAAATCGGCAGAGGCGGTACCCCAACGACGGTTTATACCGCCGAAGGACGATCCATTATGGAGGCCGTTCGCAAGGCTTCTCTTCAGGTACCACGGCTGATGTCGACCGCTCATGTTCGTATCGTGGTCATCTCGGAGGAGCTGGCCCGGCAGGGAATATCGGATATCCTCGATTTTCTCGACCGGGATTCAGATATTCGCCTAACCGCAAAAATTTTTATAGCGAAAAAAGGCATCCGAGCGCTCGACGTTATTGCCGGGCTGTCCCCCATGGGGAAAATCACCGCGTATACGCTTGCTCAAAAAGCCGAAATGACCTCCCGAGAGTACGGTGCCAATTATCCCGTTGAGGTTGATGATCTGATACGCGAGGTCCTCGTGCCCAATTCGGGGCCAGTAATCAACGGCGTTGATATTGTAGGGAGTGTCCAAGAAGTACGAAAGAAAAACAATCTGGAGGAAACAGATAACCTCGGGCTTCTGGTCATGTCCAATTTGGCGGTGTTTAAAGGAGATCAGTTGAAGGGATGGCTTAATGAGAATGAAAGCCGGGGATTAATCTGGCTTAGAGATAAGCTGCACAACACTTCGATTGTGATCACGCCGGACGACCAGGGGACTATCACGCTGGATGTTCGCAGAAGTAAAACTTCGATTCGGGCGATTCTTAAGGATGGGGAGGACCCTATCTTCGTTGTGAAGGTGATGGCCCAGCTGTCGGTTCGGGAAATGGACAGCCCCATCGATTTCCGTGACCTGGCAACTCTGGATGCATTGGAAAAGGATGTGAATCAGGAAATATTAAAGGACATCAAGGCTGCCGTTCAAACGGCACAATCCCTGAACAGCGATGTTTTATGCTTCGGACGGACGCTCGAGCTCCAGCATCCAAAGGTCTGGAAGCAATTGAAGGGACAATGGTCCGACATCTTTCCAAAGGTCGCGGTCGAATATCATATTGATTCGATCGTCCGCAATTCCCAAATGAGAGATCGTTCCTTCCAATATAATTTGAAAAAGAAAGAATAG
- a CDS encoding spore germination protein, with protein sequence MLRHLSRGRSGQQNKSNRQPRITGDLQQMLDRIMEESGNSPDIVIRHLKLGGPVQAPAKAAIVYLNALSDQQAINNFVIKPLMELDPEKVNVYPADRLIQYILEDALSLGETKVVKEWNDIMLAVLSGDTVLLVDGSDQGIISGTAGGEWRAVNEPSSQLVVRGPKDSFVESIATNISLIRRRIKSPDLWLESLKIGSVTHTHVAMMYMKSSADPNVVAEIRRRLQQIRIDGILESAYIEEFIQDKTITAFPTVYNTERPDVAAGNLLEGRVVILVDGTPFTLILPTVFAQFMQSPEDYAQRFDISILMRVIRYICFVILLLGPAVYIALTTFHYEMIPTLLLVSLMAQREGVPFPAFVEAIIMEVVFEILREAGVRMPRAIGQTVSIVGALILGQAVVEAGIITPIMVIVVALTGIASFALPSYNLSIAGRLFRFYFLVLAGFFGFYGITLGLIMLIAHMNSIRSFGVPYLTPFSPFVPQAQKDAILRLPIWMHGWEPLMSSSQQDMKKIGEIKPMSPDNSSGSANSGEEASQGGPQQGGQETESRKQEDQNEN encoded by the coding sequence ATGCTGCGCCACTTATCCCGCGGCCGCTCCGGCCAGCAGAACAAAAGCAACAGACAACCTCGAATTACCGGGGATTTGCAGCAAATGCTGGACCGCATCATGGAGGAATCCGGAAACAGCCCGGATATTGTCATCCGTCATCTCAAGCTTGGCGGTCCAGTTCAGGCACCCGCGAAGGCGGCGATCGTCTATTTGAACGCCCTCAGCGACCAGCAAGCGATCAATAATTTCGTGATCAAGCCTTTAATGGAGCTGGATCCCGAGAAAGTTAACGTTTATCCCGCCGACCGACTCATCCAATACATTCTCGAGGATGCCTTGTCCTTGGGAGAGACCAAGGTAGTGAAGGAATGGAACGACATCATGCTGGCCGTTCTATCCGGTGACACCGTGCTGCTGGTGGACGGTAGTGATCAGGGAATCATTTCCGGCACGGCGGGCGGGGAATGGAGAGCGGTTAATGAGCCTTCCTCGCAGCTGGTTGTGCGCGGGCCCAAGGACAGCTTCGTGGAATCGATTGCGACCAACATCTCCTTGATCCGGCGGCGCATTAAGTCACCGGATCTATGGCTGGAGTCGTTGAAAATCGGCTCCGTGACCCACACCCACGTGGCGATGATGTATATGAAAAGCAGTGCCGACCCGAATGTAGTAGCCGAGATTCGCCGGCGGCTCCAGCAAATTCGCATCGATGGCATCCTGGAATCCGCTTATATCGAGGAGTTTATCCAGGATAAGACCATTACCGCGTTTCCGACGGTTTATAATACGGAACGCCCGGATGTCGCCGCAGGCAACTTGCTTGAAGGACGGGTGGTTATTCTCGTCGACGGTACGCCGTTTACGCTGATCCTGCCTACTGTCTTTGCCCAGTTCATGCAATCGCCGGAGGATTACGCTCAACGCTTTGACATCAGCATTCTGATGCGTGTCATCCGCTACATATGCTTTGTGATTTTGCTGCTAGGTCCGGCGGTTTATATTGCCTTGACGACCTTCCATTATGAGATGATTCCTACACTGCTGCTGGTCAGCTTAATGGCTCAGCGCGAGGGAGTGCCGTTTCCGGCTTTCGTAGAGGCCATCATCATGGAGGTCGTTTTTGAGATTTTACGTGAGGCAGGGGTACGGATGCCGCGGGCGATTGGGCAAACGGTGTCGATCGTAGGTGCGTTGATCCTGGGGCAGGCCGTCGTTGAGGCGGGGATCATCACGCCGATCATGGTTATTGTCGTAGCGCTGACGGGGATCGCGAGCTTCGCATTGCCCTCCTATAACCTATCTATTGCGGGCAGGCTGTTCCGGTTTTATTTTCTTGTGCTGGCCGGCTTTTTTGGGTTTTACGGGATCACGCTGGGGCTGATTATGCTGATCGCCCATATGAACAGCATCCGGTCGTTTGGCGTTCCGTATCTGACGCCGTTCAGCCCGTTTGTACCACAGGCTCAGAAGGATGCGATCCTGCGGCTGCCGATTTGGATGCACGGGTGGGAACCGTTAATGTCCTCAAGCCAGCAAGATATGAAGAAGATAGGGGAAATCAAACCGATGTCTCCCGACAACTCCAGCGGGTCGGCGAATTCTGGAGAGGAGGCGAGTCAGGGCGGCCCGCAGCAAGGCGGACAAGAAACGGAATCAAGGAAGCAGGAGGACCAAAATGAGAATTAG
- a CDS encoding FAD-dependent oxidoreductase: MEDTPFMSGGLPRFPESLWRKTTPLPDFSKLTEDIDTDVAVVGAGITGITTAYLLVQAGVKVTILEAGKVLDGTTGYTTAKITAQHGLIYDKLINHFGEEGARLYFEANEEALRWIGETVKERKIECKFRREDAYLYADSDEQLHKLEAEWRAYERLGLPGEWRDTIELPLQARGAVVMKNQAQFHPLQYLNELLAYVTSHGGVVYENTTLEDVAEPQSDGRLRLTTENGHHIVCRHAVSASHYPFFDGKGWYFTRLHAERSYVVAIEPEKAYPGGMYINCGSPTRSLRSAELNGKQVVLVGGESHKTGKNDCTIQSYETLEKFGRQTLGIKSIPFRWSAQDLVTLDGVPYIGRITSNHPNIYVATGFYKWGMTTSTLSAMLIRDLILEKENRYAELFTPSRFKADPSIKHFITQNADVAKEFVTGKIELVHLKPEDLVPGQGGVVKHHGKRAGAYRDQDGLLYLVDTTCTHMGCEVKWNEAERSWDCPCHGSRFDYKGEVIEGPATEALPRLHRQPEQAKS; this comes from the coding sequence ATGGAGGACACCCCATTTATGTCCGGCGGACTTCCGCGATTCCCTGAATCGCTGTGGCGCAAAACAACTCCGTTGCCGGACTTTAGCAAGCTGACCGAGGACATCGATACCGACGTTGCCGTGGTTGGCGCCGGGATCACTGGAATCACCACTGCTTATTTGCTGGTGCAAGCCGGTGTAAAGGTCACCATCCTGGAGGCCGGTAAGGTCCTGGACGGCACAACCGGGTATACAACCGCAAAAATCACGGCGCAGCACGGCCTTATTTACGACAAGCTGATCAACCATTTTGGTGAGGAAGGCGCACGGCTGTATTTTGAAGCGAATGAGGAGGCGCTGCGTTGGATCGGCGAAACCGTGAAGGAGCGGAAGATAGAGTGTAAGTTCCGCCGGGAGGATGCTTATTTGTATGCGGATTCGGACGAGCAGCTCCACAAGCTGGAAGCGGAATGGCGGGCTTATGAACGCTTAGGTCTGCCTGGTGAATGGCGGGATACGATCGAGTTGCCGCTGCAAGCCAGAGGGGCCGTCGTGATGAAAAATCAGGCCCAATTCCATCCGCTTCAATACTTAAACGAATTGCTGGCGTATGTCACCTCCCATGGAGGTGTGGTGTATGAAAATACAACGCTGGAGGATGTCGCCGAACCGCAGTCGGATGGACGGCTTCGCCTGACCACGGAAAACGGCCATCACATCGTTTGCCGCCATGCGGTATCGGCCTCCCATTATCCGTTCTTTGACGGAAAAGGCTGGTACTTCACCCGGCTGCATGCCGAGCGTTCCTATGTCGTGGCCATCGAACCGGAGAAAGCCTACCCTGGCGGCATGTACATTAATTGCGGCTCCCCTACGCGCTCGCTCCGATCCGCAGAGCTGAACGGGAAGCAGGTGGTTCTGGTCGGCGGCGAGTCGCATAAGACTGGCAAAAACGACTGCACGATTCAGTCCTACGAAACCCTGGAGAAATTCGGACGGCAGACGCTCGGGATCAAGTCGATCCCCTTCCGCTGGTCGGCGCAGGATCTGGTGACTCTCGATGGCGTCCCCTACATCGGGCGGATTACATCAAACCATCCGAATATCTACGTCGCCACCGGCTTCTACAAATGGGGAATGACCACCAGCACGCTGTCCGCAATGCTAATCCGCGACCTCATTCTGGAGAAGGAGAACCGCTATGCCGAGCTGTTTACGCCTTCTCGGTTCAAGGCCGACCCCTCGATCAAGCATTTCATCACCCAAAATGCGGACGTAGCCAAAGAGTTCGTCACCGGCAAAATCGAACTCGTCCACCTGAAGCCAGAGGATCTCGTTCCGGGCCAAGGCGGCGTCGTCAAGCACCATGGTAAGCGTGCCGGAGCCTACCGCGACCAAGACGGCCTGCTCTATCTGGTGGATACGACCTGCACCCATATGGGCTGCGAGGTCAAATGGAATGAGGCGGAACGATCCTGGGACTGCCCTTGCCACGGCTCCAGGTTCGATTACAAAGGCGAAGTGATCGAAGGGCCGGCAACAGAGGCGCTCCCTCGCCTTCACCGCCAACCTGAGCAAGCCAAAAGCTGA
- a CDS encoding PadR family transcriptional regulator: MDISIQFKKGALELCVLVLIQGRDRYGYELAQSVSKHIEVAEGALYPLLRRLVNEGYCTTYLKESTGGPPRKYYKLTPEGEAYTQKLVVEWKQFVHNVSTLIEKGSRL; the protein is encoded by the coding sequence TTGGATATCAGCATCCAATTTAAGAAAGGCGCCTTGGAGTTATGCGTGCTGGTATTGATCCAAGGCCGCGACCGGTACGGTTACGAGCTCGCCCAATCGGTATCCAAGCATATCGAGGTAGCCGAAGGGGCCTTGTACCCCCTGCTGCGCAGACTGGTCAATGAAGGTTATTGCACCACCTACCTTAAGGAATCCACAGGCGGTCCCCCGCGCAAATACTACAAACTAACTCCCGAGGGCGAAGCGTACACCCAGAAACTGGTCGTCGAGTGGAAGCAGTTCGTACACAATGTTTCAACCTTAATTGAGAAAGGAAGCCGTTTATGA